In Equus quagga isolate Etosha38 chromosome 14, UCLA_HA_Equagga_1.0, whole genome shotgun sequence, one DNA window encodes the following:
- the R3HDM4 gene encoding R3H domain-containing protein 4, whose product ENPEGGPEAAAAAGGAPGGRRTLPLPGCLPTLTGSQVKRFSASKRKQHFINQAVRNSDLVPKAKGRKSLQRLENTQYLLTLLETNGGTPGPEDGDLAPPAAPGIFAEACNNETYVEVWNDFMNRSGEEQERVLRYLEDEGKSKARRRGPGRGEDRRREDPAYTPRECFQRISRRLRAVLKRSRIPMETLETWEERLLRFFSVSPQAVYTAMLDNSFERLLLHAVCQYMDLISASADLEGRRQMKVSNRHLDFLPPGLLLSAYLEQRS is encoded by the exons GAGAACCCGGAGGGCGGcccggaggcggcggcggcggcggggggcgCCCCGGGCGGGCGGCGGACGCT GCCCCTTCCGGGATGCCTGCCCACTCTAACCGGCTCCCAAGTGAAGAGGTTCTCGGCCTCCAAGCGGAAGCAGCACTTCATCAACCAGGCCGTGCGGAACTCAGACCTCGTGCCCAAGGCCAAGGGGCGGAAGAGCCTCCAGCGCCTGGAGAACA CCCAGTACCTGCTGACCCTGCTGGAGACAAACGGGGGCACGCCTGGTCCTGAGGACGGGGACCTGGCTCCCCCAGCGGCGCCCGGCATCTTCGCGGAGGCCTGCAACAACGAGACCTACGTGGAG GTCTGGAACGACTTCATGAACCGCTCCGGGGAGGAGCAGGAGCGGGTGCTCCGCTACCTGGAGGATGAGGGCAAGAGCAAGGCGCGGAGGAGGGGGCCTGGCCGGGGCGAGGACCGCCGGAGAG AGGACCCGGCCTACACGCCCCGCGAGTGCTTCCAGCGCATCAGCCGGCGTCTGCGAGCCGTCCTCAAGCGGAGCCGCATCCCCATG GAAACGCTGGAGACCTGGGAGGAGCGGCTACTCAGATTCTTCTCGGTGTCCCCCCAGGCTGTGTACACGGCCATGCTGGACAACAG CTTCGAGAGGCTCCTGCTTCACGCCGTCTGCCAGTACATGGACCTCATCTCGGCCA GTGCCGACCTCGAGGGCAGGCGGCAGATGAAGGTCAGCAACCGGCACCTGGACTTCCTGCCGCCGGGGCTGCTCCTGTCCGCTTACCTGGAGCAGCGCAGCTGA